One Kitasatospora sp. NBC_01266 genomic window carries:
- a CDS encoding PLP-dependent cysteine synthase family protein, translating into METLDVDRSDAAYRAWLKEAVRRVQADANRSADTHLLRFPLPTDWGIDLYLKDESTHPTGSLKHRLARSLFLYGLCNGWIRPGKPVIEASSGSTAVSEAYFAKLIGVPFIAVMARTTSQAKIDLIEFHGGSCHLVDDPCEVYETSSRLAAETGGHYMDQFTYAERATDWRGNNNIAESIFAQLRLEPHPEPAWVVATAGTGGTSATIARYVHYQQFDTRICVADPENSCFFDGWVNHDPDATSERGSRIEGIGRQRMEPSFVPGAVDRMMKVPDAASIAAIRLLERVLGKRAGASTGTGLWGALKIVAEMRARGEHGSVVTLICDPGDRYLDKYYADSWLADQGLDIAPYERALAALLAGTAPALG; encoded by the coding sequence ATGGAAACCCTGGATGTCGACCGCTCCGACGCCGCCTACCGCGCCTGGCTGAAGGAGGCGGTGCGCCGTGTGCAGGCCGACGCCAACCGCTCGGCCGACACGCACCTGCTGCGCTTCCCGCTTCCCACCGACTGGGGCATCGACCTCTACCTGAAGGACGAGTCGACGCACCCCACCGGGAGCCTCAAGCACCGGTTGGCCCGGTCGCTCTTCCTGTACGGGCTGTGCAACGGGTGGATCCGGCCCGGCAAGCCGGTGATCGAGGCGTCCAGTGGCTCCACGGCCGTCTCCGAGGCGTACTTCGCCAAGCTGATCGGCGTCCCGTTCATCGCCGTGATGGCCAGGACCACCAGCCAGGCGAAGATCGACCTGATCGAGTTCCACGGCGGCAGCTGCCACCTGGTGGACGATCCCTGCGAGGTCTACGAGACCTCCAGCCGGCTCGCGGCCGAGACCGGCGGGCACTACATGGACCAGTTCACGTACGCGGAGCGGGCCACCGACTGGCGGGGCAACAACAACATCGCGGAGTCGATCTTCGCCCAGCTGCGGCTGGAGCCGCACCCGGAGCCGGCCTGGGTGGTGGCCACGGCCGGCACCGGCGGCACCTCGGCGACCATCGCCCGGTATGTGCACTACCAGCAGTTCGACACCCGGATCTGTGTGGCCGACCCGGAGAACTCGTGCTTCTTCGACGGCTGGGTCAACCACGACCCGGACGCCACCAGCGAGCGCGGTTCGCGGATCGAGGGGATCGGGCGGCAGCGGATGGAGCCGAGCTTCGTGCCCGGTGCGGTCGACCGGATGATGAAGGTCCCGGACGCCGCGTCGATCGCGGCGATCCGGCTGCTGGAGCGGGTGCTCGGCAAGCGGGCGGGGGCCTCCACCGGCACCGGGCTGTGGGGCGCGCTCAAGATCGTCGCCGAGATGCGGGCGCGCGGGGAGCACGGCAGCGTGGTCACCCTGATCTGCGACCCGGGCGACCGGTACCTCGACAAGTACTACGCCGACTCCTGGCTCGCCGACCAGGGCCTGGACATCGCTCCGTACGAGCGGGCGCTGGCGGCGCTGCTGGCCGGGACGGCACCTGCCCTCGGCTGA
- a CDS encoding enoyl-CoA hydratase family protein, whose amino-acid sequence MTSAAPLVRVSTAGAVTTLELDSPHNRNALSTRLMAELARGLADAAADPAVRAVVLGHTGKVFCAGADLSEATGSDPTVGPRGLVDIQRAIVDCPKPVIAYVNGHVRAGGLGLLGAADLAIAGPAATFAFTEVRLGLAPAVISLPLRPKLEPRAAARYYLTGETFDAVEAARIGLITVAAGEADEAAKVLAEVLAALRLASPQGLAESKRLVNAEVVRSFEQDADARVEQSARLFGSPEAQEGMKAFLERRPAPWALDAQ is encoded by the coding sequence ATGACCAGCGCAGCGCCCCTCGTCCGCGTCAGCACGGCCGGCGCCGTCACCACCCTGGAGCTCGACTCCCCGCACAACCGCAACGCGCTCTCCACCCGGCTGATGGCCGAGCTGGCCCGGGGCCTGGCGGACGCCGCGGCCGACCCGGCCGTGCGGGCCGTGGTGCTCGGGCACACCGGCAAGGTGTTCTGCGCGGGCGCCGACCTCTCGGAGGCCACCGGCAGCGACCCGACGGTCGGGCCGCGCGGCCTGGTGGACATCCAGCGGGCCATCGTGGACTGCCCCAAGCCGGTGATCGCGTACGTCAACGGGCACGTCCGGGCCGGCGGGCTCGGCCTGCTCGGCGCGGCCGACCTGGCGATCGCCGGGCCCGCCGCCACCTTCGCCTTCACCGAGGTGCGGCTCGGCCTGGCTCCCGCCGTCATCTCGCTGCCGCTGCGCCCCAAGCTGGAGCCGCGCGCCGCGGCCCGCTACTACCTGACCGGCGAGACCTTCGACGCCGTCGAGGCGGCCCGGATCGGCCTGATCACCGTCGCCGCCGGCGAGGCGGACGAGGCGGCGAAGGTGCTGGCCGAGGTGCTGGCCGCGCTGCGGCTGGCCTCCCCGCAGGGGCTGGCCGAGTCCAAGCGGCTGGTCAACGCCGAGGTGGTGCGCTCCTTCGAGCAGGACGCGGACGCCCGGGTCGAGCAGTCCGCCCGACTCTTCGGCTCGCCCGAGGCGCAGGAGGGCATGAAGGCGTTCCTGGAGCGGCGCCCGGCACCGTGGGCCCTCGACGCGCAGTGA
- a CDS encoding geranylgeranyl reductase family protein, with protein MDGPAAEPEADVEARDPLDGVWDVVVVGAGPAGASAAHAAAVQGRRVLLLDKAEHPRYKTCGGGIIGPSRDNLPADFKIPFQDRVHAVTFALNGRFTRTRRSKRMLFGLVNRTEFDLRLVEAAQQAGAVLVTGVTVTGVEQQGGADRRTVAVTLADGRSAQARAVVGADGSASRIGRHVGVTFDQIDLGLEAEIPVPERVARAWEGRIHLDWGPLPGSYGWVFPKTDSGTLTVGVISARGDGELTKRYLADYIRRLGLSGFTPAIESGHLTRCRAEDSPLSRGRVLVAGDAAGLLEPWTREGISYALRSGRLAGEWAVQVAEAGSPQEVRRQALNYAFAVKAGLGVEMRAGKVMLEAFERRPYLFHLAVCVIRPAWQAFAQTTQGHTTFGQILRRYRAARRLAALASR; from the coding sequence CTGGACGGACCGGCGGCCGAACCTGAAGCCGACGTCGAAGCCCGTGACCCGCTCGACGGTGTCTGGGACGTCGTGGTGGTCGGGGCCGGCCCGGCCGGGGCCTCGGCCGCGCACGCCGCAGCTGTGCAGGGTCGCCGGGTGCTGCTGCTGGACAAGGCCGAGCACCCCCGTTACAAGACCTGCGGCGGCGGGATCATCGGACCGTCCCGGGACAACCTGCCGGCCGACTTCAAGATCCCGTTCCAGGACCGGGTGCACGCCGTCACCTTCGCGCTGAACGGCCGCTTCACCCGCACCCGGCGCTCGAAGCGGATGCTCTTCGGCCTGGTCAACCGCACCGAGTTCGACCTGCGCCTGGTCGAGGCGGCCCAGCAGGCGGGCGCCGTGCTGGTCACCGGCGTCACCGTGACCGGCGTCGAGCAGCAGGGCGGCGCCGACCGCCGCACGGTGGCCGTGACGCTGGCCGACGGGCGCTCGGCGCAGGCCCGCGCGGTGGTCGGCGCGGACGGCAGCGCCAGCCGGATCGGGCGGCACGTCGGGGTCACCTTCGACCAGATCGACCTGGGCCTGGAGGCCGAGATCCCGGTGCCCGAGCGGGTGGCCCGGGCCTGGGAGGGCCGGATCCACCTGGACTGGGGCCCGCTGCCCGGCAGCTACGGCTGGGTCTTCCCGAAGACCGACTCCGGCACGCTGACCGTCGGGGTGATCTCGGCGCGCGGCGACGGCGAGCTGACCAAGCGTTACCTGGCCGACTACATCCGCCGGCTGGGGCTGTCCGGCTTCACCCCCGCCATCGAGTCCGGCCACCTGACCCGCTGCCGGGCCGAGGACTCGCCGCTCTCCCGCGGCCGGGTGCTGGTGGCCGGCGACGCGGCCGGACTGCTGGAGCCGTGGACCCGCGAGGGCATCTCCTACGCGCTGCGCTCGGGCCGGCTGGCCGGCGAGTGGGCGGTGCAGGTGGCCGAGGCGGGCAGCCCGCAGGAGGTGCGGCGGCAGGCGCTGAACTACGCCTTCGCGGTGAAGGCGGGCCTGGGCGTGGAGATGCGGGCGGGCAAGGTGATGCTGGAGGCCTTCGAGCGCCGGCCGTACCTGTTCCACCTGGCGGTCTGCGTGATCAGGCCGGCCTGGCAGGCGTTCGCCCAGACCACCCAGGGGCACACCACCTTCGGCCAGATCCTGCGGCGCTACCGGGCCGCGCGGCGGCTGGCGGCACTGGCCTCGCGGTAG
- a CDS encoding ROK family protein, whose protein sequence is MPHTPTTRRAPDRGRSLLGPALELVHTGRAPTRSALTAALEVTRATAGAVAGELAALGLVTVDQHPIGSTRGRPSHRLGLTPEGPVVLAAQLHADGFSVALAGLGGSLGEPVAHPLPARTDPVSLFGAIADAGAGLIRADRRRCLGAALALPNPVRLPQGTAPAALTFGWPGDTPAAALFADAMAAQDLGPRTRRPLPTAVANDANLVALAEHRHGAGRDARHLLLVTSGHRGVGGALVVDGRLHTGSAGLALEVGHLTVDPLGRPCPCGNRGCLNVETDPAALLAAAGRASDPAGQLLDPAGQLLDPAGQLLDQARELARSAGRDPVARAAVDQVVDRLGLGLAGLANILNPDRIVLGGLHRDLLAAAPERLPEAVIRHSLWGRCDQVPIVASALAHGGLVGAAELAWEPYLANPQLVAG, encoded by the coding sequence GTGCCGCACACTCCGACAACCCGTCGCGCGCCGGATCGAGGTCGCAGCCTGCTCGGCCCGGCCCTGGAGCTGGTCCACACCGGCCGCGCCCCCACCCGCTCCGCCCTCACCGCCGCCCTGGAGGTCACCCGGGCCACGGCCGGTGCCGTCGCGGGCGAACTGGCCGCGCTCGGCCTGGTGACGGTCGATCAGCACCCGATCGGCAGCACCCGGGGTCGCCCCTCGCACCGGCTCGGCCTGACACCCGAGGGCCCGGTGGTGCTGGCCGCCCAACTGCACGCCGACGGCTTCTCGGTGGCGCTGGCCGGGCTCGGCGGGTCGCTGGGTGAGCCGGTCGCGCACCCGCTGCCCGCCCGTACCGATCCGGTCAGCCTGTTCGGCGCGATCGCCGACGCCGGCGCCGGGCTGATCCGCGCCGACCGCCGCCGCTGCCTGGGTGCCGCCCTCGCGCTGCCCAATCCCGTCCGCCTGCCGCAGGGCACCGCCCCCGCCGCGCTCACCTTCGGCTGGCCCGGCGACACCCCGGCCGCCGCACTCTTCGCGGACGCCATGGCCGCCCAGGACCTGGGCCCCCGGACCCGCCGCCCGCTGCCCACCGCCGTCGCCAACGACGCCAACCTGGTCGCGCTCGCCGAACACCGCCACGGCGCCGGGCGCGACGCCCGCCACCTGCTGCTGGTCACCTCCGGTCACCGGGGCGTGGGCGGCGCGCTGGTGGTGGACGGCCGTCTGCACACCGGTAGCGCCGGACTCGCCCTGGAGGTCGGCCATCTGACGGTGGATCCGCTGGGCCGCCCCTGCCCGTGCGGCAACCGCGGCTGCCTGAACGTGGAGACCGACCCGGCGGCGCTGCTCGCCGCCGCCGGCCGGGCGAGCGACCCGGCCGGCCAACTGCTTGACCCAGCCGGTCAACTGCTCGACCCAGCCGGTCAACTGCTTGACCAGGCCCGCGAACTGGCCCGGTCGGCCGGGCGGGACCCGGTGGCCCGGGCGGCGGTGGACCAGGTGGTCGACCGGCTCGGGCTGGGCCTCGCGGGCCTGGCCAACATCCTCAACCCCGACCGGATCGTGCTCGGCGGCCTGCACCGCGACCTGCTCGCCGCCGCCCCCGAGCGGCTGCCGGAGGCGGTGATCCGGCACAGCCTCTGGGGCCGCTGCGACCAGGTGCCGATCGTCGCGTCCGCCCTGGCACACGGCGGGCTGGTGGGAGCGGCCGAGCTGGCCTGGGAGCCGTACCTGGCGAACCCGCAGCTGGTCGCGGGGTAG
- a CDS encoding HutD/Ves family protein: MSVHQLPAAARTVTPWRNGGGYTREVAADPGGAWRVSLAEVAADGPFSLFPGLARILTVVEGPGLELTVGDREPVIVPPQRPFAFPGGLPTSARLLGSPVTALNLMAREPGAEVTVTSGGEELRPAAGGTLLAIALDGYDAVLVSHPSSAPGPVGRTALIRL; the protein is encoded by the coding sequence ATGAGCGTCCATCAGCTGCCCGCCGCCGCCCGCACCGTCACCCCCTGGCGCAACGGTGGCGGGTACACCCGCGAGGTGGCGGCCGACCCCGGCGGGGCGTGGCGGGTGAGCCTGGCGGAGGTCGCGGCGGACGGGCCGTTCTCACTCTTCCCCGGCCTGGCCCGGATCCTCACCGTGGTGGAGGGGCCCGGCCTCGAACTGACCGTCGGCGACCGCGAACCGGTCATCGTCCCGCCGCAGCGGCCGTTCGCGTTCCCGGGCGGGCTGCCCACCAGCGCCCGGCTGCTGGGCAGCCCGGTCACCGCGCTCAACCTGATGGCCCGGGAGCCGGGCGCCGAGGTCACCGTGACCTCGGGCGGCGAGGAGCTGCGACCGGCGGCGGGCGGCACCCTGCTGGCCATCGCGCTCGACGGCTACGACGCGGTCCTGGTCAGCCACCCGTCGAGCGCGCCGGGGCCGGTCGGGCGGACGGCACTGATCCGTCTCTGA
- a CDS encoding MFS transporter, which translates to MPLLNKIRATVRHPSGTAEPSAPAGRAVSAWPAARLALTAFFAVDGFLFAAWVVRIPDVRAQVHASHAALGLALLCVSAGAVATMPLVGRLCLRHGSRRITVLSLALLSGAVVLPSHTHSVPALGAVLLLFGAGYGAANVAMNSTAVELVAELRRPVMPSFHAGYSLGGLLGAAVGGLLAGQLTASWALACSGALGVLVTAGAGVVLLRGGRVAGTVRETPTERAVAGQLPRAGRLLVLLVGLTALCSSYGEGSLADWATLHLTDDVHAGAALAAFGYAVYAFAMTAGRLAGTWLSIRLGPARLMVAGGLTAGAGMLVAALTPSVWLVLAGFVLVGLGLANLFPLAIARAGEVGGPRGVATASTLGYAGMLIGPPVIGFLADAASLPLALTTVSAAGLGAAALAAVVHRAGRRHG; encoded by the coding sequence GTGCCGCTCCTGAACAAAATACGCGCCACCGTCCGCCACCCGTCCGGTACAGCAGAACCGTCCGCCCCGGCAGGCCGGGCGGTCAGCGCCTGGCCAGCCGCCCGGCTCGCGCTGACCGCCTTCTTCGCCGTCGACGGCTTCCTCTTCGCCGCCTGGGTGGTCCGGATCCCCGACGTCCGGGCCCAGGTGCACGCCTCGCACGCGGCCCTCGGGCTCGCGCTGCTCTGCGTCTCGGCCGGCGCGGTGGCGACCATGCCGCTGGTCGGCCGGCTCTGCCTGCGGCACGGCAGCCGCCGGATCACCGTGCTCTCGCTCGCGCTGCTCAGCGGCGCGGTGGTGCTGCCGTCGCACACCCACTCGGTGCCCGCCCTCGGCGCGGTGCTGCTGCTCTTCGGCGCCGGGTACGGGGCCGCCAACGTGGCGATGAACAGCACCGCCGTCGAGTTGGTGGCCGAGCTGCGGCGCCCGGTGATGCCCAGCTTCCACGCCGGCTACAGCCTCGGCGGGCTGCTCGGCGCGGCGGTCGGCGGACTGCTGGCGGGGCAGCTGACGGCCAGTTGGGCGCTGGCCTGCAGCGGGGCGCTGGGCGTGCTGGTCACCGCCGGGGCCGGGGTGGTGCTGCTGCGCGGCGGCCGCGTCGCCGGCACGGTGCGCGAGACGCCGACGGAACGTGCCGTGGCGGGGCAGCTGCCACGGGCCGGCCGGCTGCTGGTGCTGCTGGTCGGGCTCACCGCGCTGTGCAGTTCGTACGGCGAGGGCTCGCTCGCCGACTGGGCCACCCTGCACCTGACCGACGACGTGCACGCGGGCGCGGCGCTGGCCGCCTTCGGCTACGCCGTCTACGCCTTCGCGATGACCGCCGGGCGGCTGGCCGGGACCTGGCTGTCGATCCGGCTCGGCCCCGCCCGGCTGATGGTGGCCGGCGGCCTGACGGCGGGTGCGGGCATGCTGGTCGCCGCGTTGACCCCCTCGGTCTGGCTGGTGCTGGCCGGCTTCGTGCTGGTCGGGCTCGGGCTGGCCAACCTCTTCCCGCTGGCGATCGCGCGGGCCGGCGAGGTGGGCGGGCCGCGCGGGGTGGCCACCGCCTCCACCCTCGGGTACGCGGGCATGCTGATCGGCCCGCCGGTGATCGGCTTCCTCGCCGACGCGGCGAGTCTGCCGCTGGCGCTGACCACGGTCTCCGCCGCCGGCCTGGGGGCCGCCGCCCTGGCGGCGGTGGTGCACCGGGCCGGGCGGCGGCACGGGTAG
- a CDS encoding ArsR/SmtB family transcription factor, protein MHRFLLGLADLAAVSFSCSPLHETVLSLRMWTHPESYPAQRPWFRQMRPAFEQLEGGRLLRALVAGNRYTPDFLTPRPTGPSPGFRAELGVLRATDPANLRAELEPAFLPHDGALPPPLAEGLAEPERLLEAICLALEEYWENCLAPHWWPRARSVLEADIVHRARTLAQQGAAVMFAELDDRLHWSDGVLTINRSWGDSGDTDIPVRRRGLVFLPSCFVRGANTSISAELPPSISYPARGQGTMAGALDPPGSSRALEQLLGAPKARLLTLLHEPVSTTELALRLSVTPGAVSQHLAVLLATRLVTRARHGRSVLYLRSPLGEELCR, encoded by the coding sequence ATGCACCGTTTCCTCCTCGGCCTGGCCGACCTCGCCGCGGTCTCCTTCTCCTGCTCGCCGCTGCACGAGACGGTGCTGAGCCTGCGGATGTGGACCCACCCGGAGAGCTATCCGGCGCAGCGGCCGTGGTTCCGGCAGATGCGGCCGGCCTTCGAGCAGTTGGAGGGCGGCCGGCTGCTGCGCGCGCTGGTCGCCGGCAACCGGTACACCCCGGACTTCCTGACCCCGCGGCCGACCGGCCCCTCCCCCGGCTTCCGGGCCGAGCTGGGCGTGCTGCGGGCCACCGACCCGGCGAACCTGCGGGCCGAGCTGGAGCCCGCCTTCCTGCCGCACGACGGGGCGCTGCCGCCGCCGCTGGCCGAGGGGCTGGCCGAGCCGGAGCGCCTGCTGGAGGCGATCTGCCTGGCGCTGGAGGAGTACTGGGAGAACTGCCTGGCCCCGCACTGGTGGCCCCGGGCCCGCTCGGTGCTGGAGGCGGACATCGTGCACCGGGCCCGGACCCTGGCGCAGCAGGGCGCCGCGGTGATGTTCGCCGAACTCGACGACCGGCTGCACTGGTCGGACGGCGTGCTGACGATCAACCGCAGCTGGGGCGACTCCGGGGACACCGACATCCCGGTGCGACGGCGCGGCCTGGTCTTCCTGCCCAGCTGCTTCGTCCGCGGCGCCAACACCTCGATCAGCGCCGAACTGCCGCCCTCCATCAGCTATCCGGCCCGCGGCCAGGGCACCATGGCGGGCGCCCTCGACCCGCCGGGCTCCTCGCGCGCGCTGGAGCAGCTGCTCGGCGCGCCCAAGGCCCGCCTGCTGACCCTGCTGCACGAACCGGTCTCCACCACCGAACTGGCGCTGCGGCTGAGCGTGACCCCGGGCGCGGTGAGCCAGCACCTGGCGGTCCTGCTGGCCACCCGCCTGGTCACCCGGGCCCGGCACGGGCGCTCGGTGCTCTACCTGCGCAGCCCGCTGGGCGAGGAGCTGTGCCGCTGA
- a CDS encoding DeoR/GlpR family DNA-binding transcription regulator, which produces MADNSNLLAEQRRALILDEVRRRGGVRVNELTRRLNVSDMTIRRDLDALAKVGAIEKVHGGAVPVEEARTHEPGFEAKSTLELSAKEEIARSAAALVTPGSAIALSGGTTTFALAQHLVAIGPLTVVTNSVRVADVFERAQRQGEGTGTTVVLTGGVRTPSDSLVGPVADRAIRSLHFDLLFLGTHGLSPEAGLSTPNLAEAETNRNFVASARRVVVVADHTKWGVVGLSTFAELAEVDTWVTDAALSAEAGEAAREHVRELVLAPSGAGRLG; this is translated from the coding sequence GTGGCCGACAACAGCAACCTGCTCGCCGAGCAGCGCCGGGCGCTGATCCTGGACGAAGTACGACGGCGCGGTGGAGTGCGGGTCAACGAACTGACCCGGCGGCTGAACGTGTCGGACATGACGATCCGCCGGGACCTGGACGCGCTCGCCAAGGTCGGCGCGATCGAGAAGGTGCACGGCGGCGCGGTGCCGGTCGAGGAGGCCCGCACCCACGAGCCGGGCTTCGAGGCGAAGTCGACGCTCGAACTGTCGGCCAAGGAGGAGATCGCCCGATCCGCCGCCGCACTGGTGACGCCGGGCAGCGCGATCGCGCTCTCCGGCGGGACGACCACCTTCGCGCTGGCCCAGCACCTGGTGGCGATCGGGCCGCTGACCGTGGTGACCAACTCGGTGCGGGTCGCGGACGTCTTCGAGCGGGCCCAGCGCCAGGGCGAGGGCACCGGCACCACCGTGGTGCTGACCGGCGGGGTGCGCACCCCCTCGGACTCGCTGGTCGGCCCGGTGGCGGACCGGGCGATCCGCTCGCTCCACTTCGACCTGCTCTTCCTCGGCACCCACGGCCTCTCCCCCGAGGCCGGGCTCTCCACCCCGAACCTGGCCGAGGCCGAGACCAACCGGAACTTCGTGGCCTCCGCGCGCCGGGTCGTGGTGGTGGCCGACCACACCAAGTGGGGCGTGGTCGGCCTGTCGACCTTCGCCGAGCTGGCCGAGGTGGACACCTGGGTCACCGACGCGGCGCTGTCGGCCGAGGCCGGCGAGGCCGCCCGGGAGCACGTGCGCGAGCTGGTGCTGGCGCCGTCCGGGGCCGGCCGGCTCGGCTGA
- a CDS encoding SHOCT domain-containing protein, with translation MTPHRTAWRRWRGPYGPWAHGGPQSPPPAVLGERYARGEIDEDEYRARKATLTEDDGSGGARWPHW, from the coding sequence GTGACGCCGCACCGCACCGCCTGGCGCCGCTGGCGCGGCCCCTACGGCCCCTGGGCCCACGGCGGCCCGCAGTCCCCGCCGCCGGCGGTGCTCGGCGAGCGTTACGCGCGCGGTGAGATCGACGAGGACGAGTACCGGGCACGGAAGGCGACGCTGACGGAGGACGACGGCTCGGGGGGCGCCCGGTGGCCGCACTGGTGA
- a CDS encoding MFS transporter, whose amino-acid sequence MTTTSTDSTPSVPAPPAPAPIRAPGRLLPTDPVLRLLTWITVANALGNGLFFTISALYFTRILGYGVAQVGVVLTVAGLCGVLASIPAGRAADRWGSKRVVIVLVAVEAVGSTGYPLLHGLPAFVLLSCVVTALDRGVATARSALYAEVLPSEQRVAGRAYLRAVTNVAMGLGGILAGLTLQADTRFAYNLTVLANAVSYGLVALGMLRVPSRPAAAAPSVARTRAERRNPALRDLPFLAITGLSAVLTLQFAMLEVGVPLWIVRDTHAPRVMVAVSMTINTALVVLFQVRATRGTEQPGRAARVCLRGGLLLAAGCLLFGLAHGLSPLLATVVLTLALVVEAGGEVLTQAGTWALSYDLAGDRAVGAYQGVFNAGTAATLMVGPALITLGVVGHGMLGWLGFGLLFAVAGVALVPVSRWAQRRAALA is encoded by the coding sequence ATGACGACGACAAGCACCGACAGCACGCCGTCCGTACCCGCTCCGCCCGCCCCGGCGCCCATCCGCGCGCCCGGCCGACTGCTGCCGACCGATCCGGTGCTGCGGCTGCTGACCTGGATCACCGTGGCCAACGCGCTCGGCAACGGCCTGTTCTTCACGATCAGCGCCCTCTACTTCACCCGGATCCTGGGCTACGGCGTGGCCCAGGTAGGTGTGGTGCTCACCGTGGCCGGGCTCTGCGGGGTGCTGGCCAGCATCCCCGCCGGGCGGGCCGCCGACCGCTGGGGCAGCAAGCGGGTGGTGATCGTGCTGGTCGCCGTCGAGGCGGTGGGCAGCACCGGCTACCCCCTGCTGCACGGGCTGCCCGCCTTCGTGCTGCTCTCCTGCGTGGTGACCGCGCTCGACCGCGGCGTGGCCACCGCCCGCAGCGCGCTCTACGCCGAGGTGCTGCCGAGCGAGCAGCGGGTGGCCGGGCGGGCCTACCTGCGGGCGGTCACCAACGTGGCGATGGGCCTGGGCGGCATCCTGGCCGGCCTCACGCTGCAGGCCGACACCCGCTTCGCCTACAACCTGACCGTGCTCGCGAACGCGGTCAGCTACGGGCTGGTGGCGCTCGGCATGCTGCGGGTGCCGAGCCGGCCGGCGGCCGCCGCGCCGTCGGTGGCCCGCACCCGCGCGGAGCGGCGCAATCCCGCGCTGCGCGACCTGCCCTTCCTCGCCATCACCGGCCTCAGCGCCGTGCTCACCCTGCAGTTCGCGATGCTGGAGGTCGGCGTCCCGCTCTGGATCGTCCGCGACACCCACGCGCCGCGCGTCATGGTCGCCGTCTCGATGACCATCAACACCGCCCTGGTGGTGCTCTTCCAGGTCCGGGCCACCCGGGGCACCGAGCAGCCGGGGCGGGCCGCCCGGGTCTGCCTGCGCGGCGGGCTGCTGCTGGCGGCCGGCTGCCTGCTGTTCGGCCTGGCCCACGGACTGTCGCCGCTGCTCGCCACCGTGGTGCTGACGCTCGCCCTGGTCGTCGAGGCCGGTGGCGAGGTGCTCACCCAGGCGGGCACCTGGGCGCTCAGCTACGACCTGGCGGGCGACCGCGCGGTCGGCGCCTACCAGGGCGTCTTCAACGCGGGCACGGCCGCCACCCTCATGGTCGGGCCCGCGTTGATCACCCTGGGCGTGGTGGGGCACGGGATGCTGGGCTGGCTCGGCTTCGGCCTCCTGTTCGCGGTGGCCGGGGTCGCGCTGGTCCCGGTCAGCCGCTGGGCGCAGCGGCGCGCGGCCCTGGCCTGA
- a CDS encoding acyltransferase: MPNATALLTAVRSRARRAAGRAVHRSWRWVQEQGAVSNQNPGPYRFHTLGDGSKLAFPLGTVFNEQSIAIGPFCIIGERVTISAGFVPGLDLGPEPLITIGGGCVIGRGSHLIGHQSIVLGDDVWTGPNVYISDQAHEYRDTTLPIGKQWPRNEPVEIGAGSWIGTGAVILPGARLGRNVVVAAGSVVRGEVPDHSVVAGAPARVVRSFTEAEGWQPPFRHDAPRPLPDGVTAEQLRALVGWDLRPPTVD, from the coding sequence ATGCCGAACGCCACCGCCCTGCTCACCGCCGTCCGCTCCCGGGCCCGTCGTGCCGCCGGGCGAGCCGTGCACCGGAGCTGGCGCTGGGTGCAGGAGCAGGGCGCCGTCTCCAACCAGAACCCGGGTCCGTACCGCTTCCACACCCTCGGGGACGGCAGCAAGCTCGCCTTCCCGCTGGGCACCGTGTTCAACGAGCAGTCGATCGCGATCGGCCCGTTCTGCATCATCGGCGAGCGGGTCACCATCTCGGCCGGTTTCGTGCCGGGTCTGGACCTGGGCCCGGAGCCGCTGATCACCATCGGCGGCGGCTGCGTGATCGGCCGGGGCAGCCACCTGATCGGACACCAGTCGATCGTGCTCGGCGACGACGTCTGGACCGGCCCGAACGTCTACATCAGCGACCAGGCCCACGAGTACCGTGACACCACCCTGCCGATCGGCAAGCAGTGGCCGCGCAACGAGCCGGTCGAGATCGGCGCCGGCAGCTGGATCGGCACCGGCGCGGTGATCCTGCCCGGCGCCCGGCTGGGCCGCAACGTGGTGGTGGCGGCCGGCTCGGTGGTGCGCGGCGAGGTGCCCGACCACAGCGTGGTGGCCGGGGCGCCCGCGCGGGTGGTGCGCAGCTTCACCGAGGCCGAGGGCTGGCAGCCGCCGTTCCGCCACGACGCGCCGCGCCCGCTGCCCGACGGTGTCACCGCCGAGCAGCTGCGCGCGCTGGTGGGCTGGGACCTGCGGCCGCCGACGGTCGACTGA